In Carassius gibelio isolate Cgi1373 ecotype wild population from Czech Republic chromosome B4, carGib1.2-hapl.c, whole genome shotgun sequence, one DNA window encodes the following:
- the si:ch211-214j24.14 gene encoding bcl-2-like protein 13, whose protein sequence is MEPELGSLETSEMVLVQEDHSENHSSTSDIIHLEAELHQRAESDEEEELHSSVLSMIGSELEDIGALSADSDLKPPQTVELLVSVEEPVVEEIDAEVASEPIFTHTPLLSEPLDFTLASVPIPEIISQVLEHLPPSTFTLSEEPHASESESINAPRVSLSSSEEVVPKADPLSPFELPLLLVGGAALVAVLGIFAYTLIRK, encoded by the coding sequence ATGGAGCCAGAACTTGGTAGTCTAGAGACCAGTGAGATGGTCCTAGTTCAAGAGGACCACAGCGAGAACCACTCCTCCACCTCTGACATCATCCACCTAGAGGCGGAGCTCCATCAGAGGGCGGAgtcagatgaggaggaggagcttCATAGCAGCGTGCTGAGCATGATTGGCAGTGAGCTGGAAGACATTGGAGCACTTTCTGCAGATTCAGATCTCAAGCCTCCACAGACTGTGGAGCTCCTGGTGTCTGTGGAGGAGCCAGTTGTGGAGGAAATTGATGCAGAGGTGGCTTCTGAGCCGATTTTCACTCACACACCACTTCTGTCTGAGCCTTTAGATTTTACGCTGGCTTCTGTTCCCATACCTGAAATCATATCACAAGTTTTAGAACATCTTCCACCCTCCACATTCACACTCTCAGAGGAACCTCATGCCTCTGAATCAGAGTCTATTAATGCACCCCGTGTGTCACTGTCATCTTCAGAAGAGGTTGTTCCAAAGGCAGACCCGCTTTCACCCTTTGAACTCCCTTTGCTGCTGGTTGGTGGCGCCGCCCTGGTGGCGGTACTGGGTATATTTGCATATACCCTTATTAGAAAATAG
- the ccdc167 gene encoding coiled-coil domain-containing protein 167: protein MSKSRTSKKEKISVASEIDRTEERKLHCKNSLERAEFRQRKEQLSDNDRLALEDEMIILNERIQKYEKELQVLRGENRKNMILSVALLAISALFYYAFI, encoded by the exons ATGAGTAAATCAAGAACCTCGAAGAAAGAGAAAATAAGTGTGGCAAGCGAG attgaCCGCACTGAAGAGCGCaaattgcactgtaaaaacaGCCTGGAGAGAGCAGAATTCAGACAGAGGAAAGAGCAGCTCTCAGACAACGACAG GCTGGCCCTAGAAGATGAGATGATCATATTGAATGAAAGAATACAGAAATATG AAAAGGAACTGCAGGTGCTGAGAGGAGAAAACAGGAAGAACATGATCCTGTCTGTCGCTCTGTTAGCCATCAGTGCTCTTTTCTACTACGCGTTTATATAA